Below is a window of Agathobacter rectalis ATCC 33656 DNA.
TCCATCCACTATGGAGTCGAAGCTTGTGAATGGCCTCTACTTTGCCGGCGAGGTGCTGGATCTGGATGCTTATACGGGAGGCTTCAATCTGCAGATAGCATGGTCCACAGGATATCTGGCAGGAACAAGTGCAGCGGTTTGATGATTTGGAAACTGTTTTGAGACATTTATAATAACAGTTATTTATGCGCATAGTGAATTGAGCAGCTGGGATTTTAATAAAAATGATGAACAATAATATTTTAAGGAGAAATTATGAGATACAATATAGCAATTGACGGACCGGCAGGAGCCGGAAAAAGCACTATAGCAAAGAGACTTGCAAAGGAACTTGGCGCAATTTATGTCGATACAGGTGCCATGTACCGTGCCATGGCATACTATTTTATCCAAAAGGGTGTGGACAAGGATGATATTGACACCATCACGAAGCTATGTAAGGATGTTGAGGTTTCAATCAGCTATGAAAACGGTGAACAGCAGGTTATCTTAAATGGTGAGAATATCACAGGCTTTATAAGACAGGAGGCTGTCGGCAATATGGCATCAGCAACAAGTGTTTATCCTGTAGTTAGAGAAAAGCTTGTTGAGCTTCAAAGACAGCTCGCTGCCAGAGAAAATGTGGTGATGGATGGAAGAGATATAGGAACTGTTGTGCTTCCTGATGCCAATGTCAAGATATTTTTAACAGCAAGCTCTAAAGTACGTGCAAAGAGACGCTTCGATGAGCTTACTGCAAAGGGTGAGAAATGCGATATTGATGCAATCGAGAAGGATATTATAGAGAGAGACCACAGGGATATGACAAGAGAGACATCACCTTTGAAGCAGGCGGATGATGCTGTGCTGCTTGATTCGTCTGATATGACAATCGATGAGGTGGTAGATAGAATGAAACAGCTTGTGAAAGAGGCATAGCGTATGGGAGAGCTTACTATCGCAAAAAGCGCCGGCTTTTGTTTTGGAGTGACGAGAGCGGTAAATATGGTCTATGAGGCAATTGAAAAGGAAAATGTGCCTATATACACCTATGGCCCGATTATTCACAATGATGAGGTCGTAAAGGATATGGAAAAAAATGGCGTAACCGTCATAAACGATCTCGATGAGCTTTCTTCTCATGAAAAGGGTGTGATGATTATCCGTTCACACGGTATAAGCAAGGCTGAGTATGACAGGATAAAAAACTGTGGCTTTGAGGTGCTTAATGCAACCTGTCCTTTTGTATCAAAAATTCACAGATATGTGGAAGATTACAGCTCAAAGGGCTATGATATTATAATTGTCGGCAGTCCAAAGCACCCTGAGGTGTGTGGAATAAAGGGCTGGGCAGACGAAAAATGCCATGTAACCATCATAAATTCTCCTGAGGATGCCGAAAATTACATGAAAAATAGTACAAAAAAACTATGCATAGTGTCACAAACGACATTTAACTACAATAAATTTCAAGATATAGTTGAAATTATTGCAAAAAAAGGTTATGATATAACTGTTTTAAATACAATCTGTAATGCTACAGAGGTCAGACAGACCGAAGCAAGAAAGGTAGCACAGTGCTCAGATGTCATGATTGTCATAGGCGACAGGCACAGCTCCAATACACAGAAGCTATTTGAAATATGTAAAAACGAATGCAAAAATACTTACTATATACAGACAAGTGACGAAATGGATTATACACAAATCAGGTCCAACAATAACGTAGGTATTACAGCAGGGGCTTCAACCCCAAATAATATCATTGAGGAGGTTTCAAAGAATGTCAGAAATGAGCTTTGAACAAATGCTGGAAGAATCTTTTAAAACTATAAGAAATGGAGAAGTGGTAGAAGGTACCGTTATTGATGTTAAACCTGACGAGATTTTCTTAAATATTGGATACAAATCAGACGGAATTATTACTAGAAACGAGTACACAAATGAGCCGAACGTAGATCTTACTACTGTTGTAAAGGTTGGCGACAAGATGGAAGCCAAGGTAGTTAAGCTTAACGATGGCGAGGGCCAGGTTATCCTTTCTTACAAGCGCCTTCAGGCAGAGAAGGGCAGCAAGCGTCTTGAGGAGGCTTTTGAGAACCAGGAAGTATTAAAGGCAAAAGTTACACAGGTATTAGCCGGTGGTGTATGTGTCAGTGTTGATGAGACAAGAGTATTCATCCCTGCAAGCCTTGTATCAGATACTTATGAGAAGGATCTCAACAAGTTCAAGGATCAGGAGATTGAGTTTATCATCACAGAGTTCGATCCAAGAAAGAGACGTATTATCGGAAATAGAAAGGTATTACTCGTTGAGCAGAAGGCTAAACAGCAGGAAGAGCTTCTTGCAAATCTTCACGTTGGCGATGTAATCGAAGGAACAGTTAAGAATGTTACAGATTTCGGTGCATTCATCGATCTTGGCGGAGTAGACGGATTACTTCATATCTCAGAGATGTCTTGGGGCAGAGTAGAGAACCCTAAGAAGGTATTCACTGTTGGACAGACTGTAAGAGTATTTGTTAAGAACATCAATGGTTCTAAGATTGCTCTTTCAATGAAGTTTGATGATGAGAATCCATGGAATGGTGCAACAGAGAAATTTGCTCCTGGCAATATCGTAAAGGGCAAAGTAGCCAGAATGACAGATTTTGGTGCATTCATCGAGCTTGCTCCTGGTGTTGACGCACTTCTTCATGTTTCACAGATTTCAAAGGATCATGTTGAGAAGCCATCAGATGTTCTCAAGATTGGTCAGGAGGTTGAGGCTAAGGTTGTTGAGTTCAATGAGGACGATAAGAAAATCAGCTTAAGCATGAAGGCTCTCCTTGATTCAGAGGATGATGGAGCAGATGTTGCAGATGTAAATATCGACGAGGTTGCTTCTGATAACGAGTAGTTTTTGATTTTAAGGCTGTCATATATAATTATATGGCAGCTTTTATTTGTATCGGGTGGCACATATTGGAGGATTGTGATGTTTGATCATTATGAATGGTTTAAAAAGGAAGTGTACAGGCTGACACAGATAGATCTCAATTATTATAAAGAGAAGCAGATGCGCAGGCGTATTGATACTCTTGCGAGAAAAAATGGGGCTGATTCTTATGAGACATACATTGATATGATTTCTACAGATAAGGCTAAGTTTAAACAGTTTATCAATTTTATCACTATCAATGTATCTGAGTTCTACAGGAATCCTGATCAGTGGAGTTTTTTGGACAGAGAGGTCATTCCTGAGATATTAAAGAACAATACAGGGACGATTAAGATATGGAGCGCGGCATGCTCAACAGGGGACGAGCCGTATTCGCTTGCCATGGCTTTTTCGAAGCATGTTCCATTGTCTCGTATAAAGATACTGGCTACAGATATTGACGACCAGGTGATTGCGAGCGCTAAAGCCGGGCTTTACAGCGCAAAGTCTGTAGAAAATGTGCCGGCTGACCTGAAGAAGAAGTACTTTACCCAGGTGGAGGGGTCATACAAGATATCCGATGATATCAAGCGATGTGTGACCTTTAAGGAACACAATCTGTTGAAGGATTCATATCCAAAGGATTACGATCTTATCCTGTGCAGGAATGTGGTGATTTATTTTACCGATGATGCGAAGGATATGATATACAAAAATTTCTTCAATACTTTAAAATCCAAGGGAATACTGTTTATAGGCAGTACTGAGCAGATAACTACATATCGTGAGCTCGGCTTTGAGAGATTGAGCAGTTTCTATTTCAGGAAGCCATGATATCTTATCAGAGGTTAAACAGATGGTCTGTTATGTGTTTTACATATGACAGTACCATCTGTTTTGAATTTATAAAATCTTCAGTCAGCAGGAAATAGCTGTACTTATCCTTTATATCGAATCGAAACTCGGGCTTCATGAAGTCAGAGTACTGTCTGATGAAGGTACCGGTTTTGCGCACATAGCAGTTGTATGCCTTGCATTTTTCGCGGTATTCGTGGTCGACATATGCTGCGACGCTCTTGTGTATGGCCATGTCCTCCTTTGGAAGATAGTAGTAGTTTTTGTAATCGCTGTAGAAATGGCGCATTTCCCCCTCGAATATCTCTGCACGCACATAGCTTTTTGTAGTGCCGATGGTCAGATAGATGTCATTGTCATGGAAGCTTACAGATTTTGGAACGGAAAATTTATTTTCAAATGATATGATAAGCTCATTCATCAGACTGCCGTCGTAAGCTGTATATGGGTTTACGGATACACCGGTGATGTCTGCAATGCCATGTATGCATTCTTTATACGAAAGTATACTAAGGAGCTTTGTCATGCCAAGGACATCCTCGTAGTTGTGTGTCAAAAGCAGGGATAGCTTTTCGTCGTCCTTTTGGGCAAGATATTCATAATAAACGTTTATGAGCTCACCACCGGAATATTTATCCTCCCTATCTATACCCAGAAATGCTTCGATGCTTTTTTGCTTGTAGTTTTCGAGGCACAAAAGAGGCTTTATCGGGGAAAGTTCCTTAAAGATATCGAGTATCTGCACATTACAGAAGGGGTCTTCCTGCTTATATTTCTTGTATTTATTCTTTAAAAATGGTATATCAAAACCGACGCCGTTGAAGGATATGATAGTGCTGCAACCTGACAGACTTCCTGCGAAGGCTTCAATTACAGCTGCTTCGTCATCGACAGATTCGGCAAAATACTGGTCTATTACAATACGGTTTTTAATGCGCCTTGCACAGCCTATCATGTAGACAATCGCTTTCACCGGTGAAAAGCCTGTTGTCTCAATATCAAAGAACATAGTGTTTTCTTTAAATATGCTGTCTGAAAAATTATCGGTTTTTATGTAAATTTCTTCATTGTGAAATGTTTTCATTTTTCGATTCCTGCCTTGAATATCATTTGTATAAACATTATAACATAAAGTATTAAAAAAAGTACATAATATACTATTTAACTAAAAATCATAAGTGGTATAATAGGAATAGTAATGTGCAATAGCATTTCCACGTTATTAATCTAAAAGAAAGAGGGGCACAAAAATGGGTCATAAAACGTTTATTGGCGGTGTTCATCCATATGATGGCAAAGAGTTGTCTAAGGATTCACCAATTAAAGAAGTTTTGCCCAAGGGCGACATGGTATATCCGGTTTCGCAGCATATCGGCGCACCGGCTAAGCCTGTTGTTGCCGTAGGTGACACTGTGTTGAAGGGACAGATGATAGCAGAGGCCGGTGGCTTTGTTTCATCACCTATCTATTCATCAGTGTCAGGAAAAGTTAAGGCTATTGAGAAGCGACGTGTGGCGGTCGGCGATATGGTTGACAGTATTGTTATCGAAAATGATGGCATGTTTACTGAGACAACATATGAGAGCGTCGAGGATGTCACTGCGCTTTCAAAGGAAGAAATCATCGAGAAGGTCAAGAATGCGGGTGTTGTCGGCATGGGCGGTGCCGGTTTCCCTACACATGTTAAGCTTTCTCCAAAGGAGCCGGACAAGATTGAGTATATTATCGCAAACTGCGCAGAGTGTGAGCCTTACCTCACATCTGACTACAGACGTATGCTTGAGAATCCTGAGGAATTAATTGGCGGCATGAAGATCATACTTCAGCTTTTTGACAATGCAAAGGGGATCCTTGGTATAGAGGATAATAAGCCTGACTGTATCGAAAAGCTCACAGAGCTCACGAAGGATGAGCCACGTATTGAGGTTTGTCCGCTTATGACAAAGTACCCACAGGGTGGTGAGAGACAGCTCATCTATGCTACAACCGGCAGAGCCATCAATTCTAAGATGCTCCCTGCTGATGCAGGCTGTATCGTTGATAATGTAGAGACAATCATTGCTGTCTACAATGCCGTAAAGAATGGACAGCCAGTCCTTAAGCGTATTTCAACAGTTACAGGAGATGCTGTGAAGAATCCTTCCAATATTTTATACAGCATCGGTACCTCATATCAGGAGCTGGTTGATGCTGCAGGTGGCTTTAAGAGCCAGCCGGAGAAGATTATATCAGGCGGTCCTATGATGGGCTTTGCCATGTTTAGTCTTGATATCCCTACTACAAAGACCTCTTCATCAATACTGTGCTTCACACATGATGAGGTGGCAGCATTTGAGCCACAGGCCTGCATTAACTGCGGTCGTTGCGTTGAGGCATGTCCTGAGCAGCTTATTCCAAGCCGTCTTGCTAAGTTTGGTTTGCGTGGACAGATGGATGAGTTTGAGAAGTGGCACGGACTTGAGTGTATTGAGTGTGGAAGCTGTTCATTTGCATGTCCGTCAAGGAGACAGGTGGCTCAGCCTATTAAGACAATGAAGAAGCTTGTTCTCGCTGAAAAGAGAAAACAGGCCAGCAAAAAATAAAGAAAGAGGTGGATTAAAGTGAGTGATTTATATCATGTTTCATCATCACCACATGTACGTGCCAAGGATTCCACTGACAGAATAATGCTTTATGTCATTATAGCATTACTCCCGGCAAGTCTTTTTGGTATTTACAATTTTGGATTTAGAGCACTTTTTATCATTCTGCTTACCATCGCATCGTGTGTGGCATCAGAATGGGTGTTTGACTACATAGTTAAGAAAAAGAGCACAATTACAGACCTTAGTGCGGTAGTTACAGGACTGCTTTTAGCACTAAATCTTCCGGTTTCACTTCCATGGTGGGAGGCTGTACTCGGTGGAGTATTTGCAATCATCATTGTCAAGTGTATGTTCGGAGGACTTGGACAGAACTTTATGAACCCGGCACTTGGTGGAAGATGCTTCCTTCTCATCGCATTTGCTGCTGATATGACTAATTTCAATGTCACAAGAAACGGCGTGGATGTATACTCAGGAGCAACACCACTTGCGCTCATCAAAAATGAGGGACTTTCAAGTGTTAATGTAAGAGATATGCTTATAGGAAATACTGCAGGAACAATCGGTGAGACATCAGTTATAGCTATTTTAATAGGTGCTATCATCATGATTTTACTTGGAGTCATTGATTTAAAGATTCCTGCATCTTACATTATTACATTTGCTGTTTTCATGTTCCTTTTCGGAGCACAGCAGTTTGATATCAACTATGTTGTTGCAGAGCTCTGCGGTGGTGGACTGATGCTCGGTGCATTTTTCATGGCAACCGATTATGTCACAAGCCCGATTACGCCGATGGGAAAGATAATATTCGGTATCTGCTGTGGTATATTGACAGGAGTATTCCGTTGCTTCGGTGCCAATGCAGAGGGTGTTTCCTTTGCTATCATCTTAAGCAACTGCCTTGTTCCTATTATTGAGAAGGTTTCTATCCCAAGAGCCTTTGGTATGGTAAAGGAGGCAAAGAAGAATGAATAAACGTATTGTACATGACGCTTTGATTTTAACTGCCTTTACTCTGGTGCTTGGTTTTATTCTTGCCCTGGTTCAGGGAATCACGGCAGATCCTATCGACAAGGCCAATAAAGCAGCAGCACAGAAAGCATATCAGGCAGTATTTTCGGATGCAAAATCATTTGAGAAATATGATTATGATGCTGAAGAAGCTGATAAGCTTGTATCTGATGCAGGCTATAAGGATACAATCGATGATATTGAGACTGCCCTTGATTCAAACAAAGAGACATTAGGCTATGTCATTACAGTTACAGCCAAGGATGGTAGCCAGGGCAGTATCACATTCTCTGTAGGTATCAAGAATGATGGTACTGTAAACGGTTACTCGATCACAAGCATCAGTGAGACTCCGGGACTTGGAATGAAGGCCGAGGAGGCTGATTTCTACAAGCAGTTTGAGAACAAGAAAGTAGACAAGTTCGACGTTGTAAAGGCTACACCTTCAAAGGATGATGAGATTGAGGCCATCACAGGCTCAACCATCACATCAAAGGCTATGGCCAACGGCTGCAACGCAGCTATTACTTACTTCCAGAATAAATTACAGGGAGGTGCCAACTAATGAACAAATATGTAGAGCGTTTATATAATGGTATCATTAAGGAAAATCCTACCTTTGTACTTATGCTTGGTATGTGTCCTACACTGGCTGTTACATCCAGTGCGGTAAACGGACTTGGAATGGGACTTTCCACCACGGTGGTACTTATATGTTCAAACCTTTTGATTTCACTTTTCAGAAAAGTGATTCCTAACGGAGTGCGTATGCCGGCGTATATCGTCATAGTTGCATCTCTTGTTACAGTAGTACAGTTTTTAATGCAGGCTTATCTGCCTAGCCTTTCAGCAGCACTTGGTGTATACATCCCACTTATCGTGGTTAACTGTATCATCCTCGGACGTGCCGAGAGCTATGCTTCAAAGAATCCGCCTGTAGAGTCTATCTTTGATGGAATGGGAATGGGACTTGGATTTACCATGGGTCTTACAATCATCGGACTTATCCGTGAAATCTTAGGTGCAGGAACATTCTTCAACATCAAGATTTTCGGTGACTGGTTTACACCAATCACAATCTTTATCATGGCACCGGGAGCCTTCCTCGTACTTGGTTTCCTCGTTGCAGGCATGAATATCATCCGTAAAAAGATGGAAGCAAAGGGTACACCTCTTGCAGAGCCGGCAGGCTGCCTTTCAGGAGATTGTGCACATTGTGGAGCATCATGTCCATCAGCAAAAGCAGCACAGGCCGCTGTTGCGCCTAACACTACAGAAGGAGGGGATAAATAATGGGTACATTAGGTCATTTACTGCTCATTGCAGTAGCATATGCAATAGTTAACAACGTAGTACTTAGCCAGTTCCTTGGTATCTGTCCTTTCCTCGGCGTATCAAAGAACACAAAAACTGCTGCCGGAATGGGTGGTGC
It encodes the following:
- the cmk gene encoding (d)CMP kinase; amino-acid sequence: MRYNIAIDGPAGAGKSTIAKRLAKELGAIYVDTGAMYRAMAYYFIQKGVDKDDIDTITKLCKDVEVSISYENGEQQVILNGENITGFIRQEAVGNMASATSVYPVVREKLVELQRQLAARENVVMDGRDIGTVVLPDANVKIFLTASSKVRAKRRFDELTAKGEKCDIDAIEKDIIERDHRDMTRETSPLKQADDAVLLDSSDMTIDEVVDRMKQLVKEA
- the ispH gene encoding 4-hydroxy-3-methylbut-2-enyl diphosphate reductase, which gives rise to MGELTIAKSAGFCFGVTRAVNMVYEAIEKENVPIYTYGPIIHNDEVVKDMEKNGVTVINDLDELSSHEKGVMIIRSHGISKAEYDRIKNCGFEVLNATCPFVSKIHRYVEDYSSKGYDIIIVGSPKHPEVCGIKGWADEKCHVTIINSPEDAENYMKNSTKKLCIVSQTTFNYNKFQDIVEIIAKKGYDITVLNTICNATEVRQTEARKVAQCSDVMIVIGDRHSSNTQKLFEICKNECKNTYYIQTSDEMDYTQIRSNNNVGITAGASTPNNIIEEVSKNVRNEL
- the rpsA gene encoding 30S ribosomal protein S1 codes for the protein MSEMSFEQMLEESFKTIRNGEVVEGTVIDVKPDEIFLNIGYKSDGIITRNEYTNEPNVDLTTVVKVGDKMEAKVVKLNDGEGQVILSYKRLQAEKGSKRLEEAFENQEVLKAKVTQVLAGGVCVSVDETRVFIPASLVSDTYEKDLNKFKDQEIEFIITEFDPRKRRIIGNRKVLLVEQKAKQQEELLANLHVGDVIEGTVKNVTDFGAFIDLGGVDGLLHISEMSWGRVENPKKVFTVGQTVRVFVKNINGSKIALSMKFDDENPWNGATEKFAPGNIVKGKVARMTDFGAFIELAPGVDALLHVSQISKDHVEKPSDVLKIGQEVEAKVVEFNEDDKKISLSMKALLDSEDDGADVADVNIDEVASDNE
- a CDS encoding CheR family methyltransferase produces the protein MFDHYEWFKKEVYRLTQIDLNYYKEKQMRRRIDTLARKNGADSYETYIDMISTDKAKFKQFINFITINVSEFYRNPDQWSFLDREVIPEILKNNTGTIKIWSAACSTGDEPYSLAMAFSKHVPLSRIKILATDIDDQVIASAKAGLYSAKSVENVPADLKKKYFTQVEGSYKISDDIKRCVTFKEHNLLKDSYPKDYDLILCRNVVIYFTDDAKDMIYKNFFNTLKSKGILFIGSTEQITTYRELGFERLSSFYFRKP
- a CDS encoding ribonuclease H-like domain-containing protein translates to MKTFHNEEIYIKTDNFSDSIFKENTMFFDIETTGFSPVKAIVYMIGCARRIKNRIVIDQYFAESVDDEAAVIEAFAGSLSGCSTIISFNGVGFDIPFLKNKYKKYKQEDPFCNVQILDIFKELSPIKPLLCLENYKQKSIEAFLGIDREDKYSGGELINVYYEYLAQKDDEKLSLLLTHNYEDVLGMTKLLSILSYKECIHGIADITGVSVNPYTAYDGSLMNELIISFENKFSVPKSVSFHDNDIYLTIGTTKSYVRAEIFEGEMRHFYSDYKNYYYLPKEDMAIHKSVAAYVDHEYREKCKAYNCYVRKTGTFIRQYSDFMKPEFRFDIKDKYSYFLLTEDFINSKQMVLSYVKHITDHLFNL
- the rsxC gene encoding electron transport complex subunit RsxC, coding for MGHKTFIGGVHPYDGKELSKDSPIKEVLPKGDMVYPVSQHIGAPAKPVVAVGDTVLKGQMIAEAGGFVSSPIYSSVSGKVKAIEKRRVAVGDMVDSIVIENDGMFTETTYESVEDVTALSKEEIIEKVKNAGVVGMGGAGFPTHVKLSPKEPDKIEYIIANCAECEPYLTSDYRRMLENPEELIGGMKIILQLFDNAKGILGIEDNKPDCIEKLTELTKDEPRIEVCPLMTKYPQGGERQLIYATTGRAINSKMLPADAGCIVDNVETIIAVYNAVKNGQPVLKRISTVTGDAVKNPSNILYSIGTSYQELVDAAGGFKSQPEKIISGGPMMGFAMFSLDIPTTKTSSSILCFTHDEVAAFEPQACINCGRCVEACPEQLIPSRLAKFGLRGQMDEFEKWHGLECIECGSCSFACPSRRQVAQPIKTMKKLVLAEKRKQASKK
- a CDS encoding RnfABCDGE type electron transport complex subunit D translates to MSDLYHVSSSPHVRAKDSTDRIMLYVIIALLPASLFGIYNFGFRALFIILLTIASCVASEWVFDYIVKKKSTITDLSAVVTGLLLALNLPVSLPWWEAVLGGVFAIIIVKCMFGGLGQNFMNPALGGRCFLLIAFAADMTNFNVTRNGVDVYSGATPLALIKNEGLSSVNVRDMLIGNTAGTIGETSVIAILIGAIIMILLGVIDLKIPASYIITFAVFMFLFGAQQFDINYVVAELCGGGLMLGAFFMATDYVTSPITPMGKIIFGICCGILTGVFRCFGANAEGVSFAIILSNCLVPIIEKVSIPRAFGMVKEAKKNE
- a CDS encoding RnfABCDGE type electron transport complex subunit G, translating into MNKRIVHDALILTAFTLVLGFILALVQGITADPIDKANKAAAQKAYQAVFSDAKSFEKYDYDAEEADKLVSDAGYKDTIDDIETALDSNKETLGYVITVTAKDGSQGSITFSVGIKNDGTVNGYSITSISETPGLGMKAEEADFYKQFENKKVDKFDVVKATPSKDDEIEAITGSTITSKAMANGCNAAITYFQNKLQGGAN
- the rsxE gene encoding electron transport complex subunit RsxE, with product MNKYVERLYNGIIKENPTFVLMLGMCPTLAVTSSAVNGLGMGLSTTVVLICSNLLISLFRKVIPNGVRMPAYIVIVASLVTVVQFLMQAYLPSLSAALGVYIPLIVVNCIILGRAESYASKNPPVESIFDGMGMGLGFTMGLTIIGLIREILGAGTFFNIKIFGDWFTPITIFIMAPGAFLVLGFLVAGMNIIRKKMEAKGTPLAEPAGCLSGDCAHCGASCPSAKAAQAAVAPNTTEGGDK